In Limanda limanda chromosome 3, fLimLim1.1, whole genome shotgun sequence, the sequence tatctatctatctatctatctatctatctatctatctatctatctatctatctatctatctatctatctatctatctatctatctatctatctatctatctatctatctatctatctatctatctatctatctatctatctatctatctatctatctatctaatgcAAATGCAGAAATACAGATGGGTGTGTACACCAGTGACCACTGAGGGGCGTCAGAGGACTGGGTTGTCTGTAAATTGGAAGGTTTGCATGGTTGATGCAGTGTTTGAAGGAAAGTTACAACAGCTCCCCTCCACCAATACACATTGTAGAAAATAGGATATGATCAATATCCCTTGCACGTCTGAAGgactaccagtagatgttatcagatgttagggacataagttcagttgtgtaccttagtgtcatcaagtgttttcaatgatacaggccaaacgctgaggctaaaggtaaatctgaccgGCTACTGGCTTGTAGGACAGTAGGCTACTATGAAAGCCATGGGGACGCTCAGTAGgtcagacatcattacctctatgcctttttagaacataggacaagatcGAGAATACCCCTTGTATGTTCTACCGCTCTTATTGATGCCTAACACCAATTGATGTTATTGGATGTTAATGACCAtcggatgttagggacatatctTCAGTTTTGTACCATAGTGTCATCTGGTGTTTGAGCCTTTTAATCACAAGACACCCTCTTCTAAGGCAGAAatacacttcctgttttcatgaAGCCTCAGAGTAGAACTAACACACCATAACAAAGTAGCATGGAAGAGTGAGTTGGGTGCaaaataatgaatttcaaaTCATTAAATAATTCCAGTTTATAAGTTATACATTCTAAGAAAAGTATGAATTATAATATAGTTATGAATTGTAAGTTCTTATAATACAACCATGAATATAACATGAAATGTTTGGACCCCAACATAAACTATATTCAAGGTTTTTTAAAGGCCACATGGAAACTATAGATAGCAGCATATATCTATAGACTTTATTTGTAAGGCAGTGACAAATTAACTTACCAAATTGCTTCCACTTTATAATCAGTCATCCTTTATAACTAAGAAACTAGTTGGAATGATGGATTTATTATTGATAAATAAGATATTGTTATTAATGCTTCATAGATGAGCAATAAGTCATTGATAGTTATAAGCCACTAATTAGTTTATCATGTAGCCCAAAAGAGCATTTGATCTCTGAGCTGGTCGAAAAGAGGTCTAGGCATCAGAATACGCCGTTACTAAAGGttcattaatattcatatatGCAGACTTCTTGTTGTATGAATATCAATAATTTTGAATGAATTGGCAACAGTTATAACTGCTTTATTTTCTAATATCAGAATCAGACACTAGTCAAAGAAGAATTACAAAACCAAAAGCACTGTCTATCGATAAAAGGAGGTAAACAGATTAATAACTgactgttaaaaataaatacttcaAGACACAGAATCAGTTGCTGCATGACAGGTCACAAAATGGAAATAGCAAACTATTTTTATTGACATTAAATTAAGCTATTTACAAATCCCCATAATGggcaacaaaaacatttcacaccGTTACAGTTAACAGAAAATATCAACTACTGTTTTTACATAAATGAATCTGGCATCTGGACACAGGAGCCAATCAGAGATGATGCCCACTTGTACATATCGTCGGTTTGGCAGACAGATTAGTAGTTTACTGTATAATGCATGAAAATTaagtgttgtgtagtgtgtcCGTCCATCATAACACCAAACTGTGGGAGGTCTCTTTTACTTAAACCTGCCCCAGGAGACATGTTTTTTGGCACAGTGATAaatcagtgtgtttttaaatttttaaaacaaaacacatacatTATACTCTATATTACTTCTGACATTGCCTAACCAAAATgccaaaacattaaaaacaatggtatttgtcttttttcctgGTGGTTTTCCTGATAGATTTAATAATGGAGGTTCTTGCCCATTTTTCAAGGACCCGTCCCCCCCACACAGCCAGAGACCTCCATGTTAGAAAATTTGGCACTTTTTACACATGACCCAGCAAAGAAATGATTATGTAAAGTAAAGCTACTGAATGATACAGgggatttttttattgatgactTAGCTCATAGATTACACTAAATATTGATATTATCCTTAATTTTGCTGTAAAACACACCAGGATTCCCACTTCGGCAGCTTTCAAATCTCATAAAGTGCAGCTATGATCAAATAAAACACGATTGTTTAACTGGTACAGCCATGTGAAGTCAATGCAAGTTTCAGGGGGACCAGTGTTTCTAATTACTCCACTGGAATCTTTGCGTTTTGTTTAATATCTGAATTTGAATAGGTCGTCTTTGGCAACGCCAGTTAGAGTTTGACCCATTGGTgagtaaaatacaaaacaagattGGTGAAAATACATCTGTTTTATGTCATTGGCTTAAAGGTGCACTCTGCTAAATTTCATTCTGTCGGGTGAGGTCCTCTGACACACTGTTGAACTCAGTGGCCCGGCTGCTCATGCCCAGATACTGCTTCAGAAACTCGCTGAAACGTTTTTGGTTGTTCCACTTGCGGGCCGACTTCCGGATGCCGATGAAGCCACCATATCTCTTCTGGTACGATCTTCCCGGAGTCATCAGCTTTCTGTAGGCGTGCCTCCCTTTGACGAAGCCACCAAATCTCTTGGAGAAGCTCAACCCTACATCACTCTTTCCTCTCGCTGCCATGTCAGCATTCCCTTCTTCCtgcccttcttcctcttcatacTCATCCTCGAGGGACATGGCATTCTGGGAATTGTAGGCAGCGTTCAGCTGGCTGTCTTTGCCGCCCAGATCCCTCTCATCCACCCCGAGCGCTTTGGTCACCTGATCGAACCTTTGCAATGCTATGGGCAGAACCAGACctccctccacctgctcctcctcctcaggaaacagggcctccacctcctcctgagaTCTTTTCCGCAGCGTGCCACTGAGGGAGGACCCTGGAGACGACAGCACCTTACGACAGAGGTCCCAGGAGAAGGCTGGAGAGATGCTGCCTTCACATTCAATGAGACACACCTGTCAGAAACAAATACAATcctctttatttcctctttgaAATCAGTCCAGGTCATTTAAATCACATTGCAAAACAGAttcaatatttataaataatgtcattgatttctcagagaatagagaataatttatggatctagATTTTGAAAATCTGACTTATTTAGGACTCTAATATTTATGAgtccaatttggtgcagatccaaataaatataCAGATCTAGTGAATATAAACATCTAGGTGTACACTCTGCTGAGAGCCATTGTGATGTTACGTAACTCTGGAAggggaaaataataaaacctaAGAGGGTGGGGAAGAAAACGTAATTATAAATTGTATACCTTAAAAATGAACATGAAGTACTCATAGCCTCTTGTGAGGGCTGTTGGATAGGAAGGTCCTTAGCTCATAcaatacaaaaatcaatatgACAGAGAAAGATCGGTTGGAAATCCAACCGATCTTTCTCTGTCATTTTGAGCATTGAACCTACGTAGCGAGGACATTTTAGGAAAAGGAGGCCATTTTTGTCGGTTCTCACTTTTTAACCTCTTTAGGCTGTTTGAGGTTTAGGTTGATGCTAGGTAAAGCTAGGGGCA encodes:
- the pnoca gene encoding prepronociceptin, encoding MKTLVALLLLCLCDPGQSDCQTDCLSCSNVLPKQLSFNTMVCLIECEGSISPAFSWDLCRKVLSSPGSSLSGTLRKRSQEEVEALFPEEEEQVEGGLVLPIALQRFDQVTKALGVDERDLGGKDSQLNAAYNSQNAMSLEDEYEEEEGQEEGNADMAARGKSDVGLSFSKRFGGFVKGRHAYRKLMTPGRSYQKRYGGFIGIRKSARKWNNQKRFSEFLKQYLGMSSRATEFNSVSEDLTRQNEI